One window from the genome of Pseudobacteriovorax antillogorgiicola encodes:
- a CDS encoding GNAT family N-acetyltransferase, translating into MFLKEFRNQLKFGGWRAALIFAGFRFMNRIMYFDILHTMTLELKNIDSKYLKDPEAPIVGRFLTPEEIKKFSKNSKYQLTNDFLPESLDHGDMCFGFVDGDVLAAYGWYSKKPTRVTNEFAVNFSNDWVYMHHGYTNPDYRGKRLHAIGMAKAVAAFQEQGYRGLVSIVASENSNSLKSVKRMGYELTGKIYLFARLNRYLVYQDKGAKDCGMWLSPRHETLNAYVMNRPENDRSAA; encoded by the coding sequence ATGTTTCTGAAGGAATTTCGAAATCAACTCAAGTTCGGAGGCTGGCGCGCAGCACTTATCTTCGCAGGCTTTCGTTTCATGAATAGAATAATGTACTTCGATATACTACACACTATGACATTAGAGCTAAAGAACATCGATAGTAAGTATTTAAAAGATCCAGAAGCACCTATTGTTGGGCGATTTCTGACCCCAGAAGAGATCAAAAAGTTTTCAAAAAATAGTAAATATCAGCTTACAAATGACTTTTTGCCAGAAAGTCTGGATCACGGTGACATGTGCTTCGGCTTTGTGGATGGTGATGTTCTCGCTGCCTACGGTTGGTACTCTAAAAAGCCCACACGAGTCACAAACGAGTTTGCCGTCAACTTTAGCAATGACTGGGTATATATGCATCACGGCTACACAAATCCAGATTACCGCGGCAAACGACTCCATGCAATCGGAATGGCCAAGGCGGTTGCTGCCTTTCAAGAACAAGGTTACCGAGGGCTAGTCTCGATTGTAGCATCCGAAAATTCAAATTCCTTAAAGTCTGTAAAACGAATGGGTTACGAACTTACTGGCAAAATATACCTCTTCGCAAGACTGAATCGATATCTCGTATACCAGGACAAAGGAGCGAAAGACTGTGGCATGTGGTTATCACCAAGACATGAAACTCTAAATGCCTATGTCATGAACAGGCCTGAAAATGATAGAAGTGCAGCTTGA